The genomic region CGCAGTAAAGCACTACAAAAGGGCTCTTGAAATTCAACGGACATACTACCCCGCTTTCGCCGGGCTCGTTGAAACCCTTGAGAAAGCGAAAAGAATCGAAGAGGCGATAGAGCAGTACGAGTCGGCGATCAGGAAATTTGCTCCTTATCGCGATGTCTTTATTTCCTACGGGAACATGCTTTACCGCCACCGCAGGTTCGAGGAGGCTATAAAGCAGTACCACAATGCGGAGGCCGCGGACCCGGAGAATCCCGAGATCAGCTTCAGAATAGGTCTTCTGTATCTTGAAAGCGGCAGTTACGAGGAAGCTATCGGAGAACTGAAACAGGTTTTCGAACGTCTGCCTGCACATTTTGGGGCAAAATACTACTCCGCCGTCGCTCACACCAAGCTCGGGCAGTATTCCCAATCAAGGATGCTTCTCGATTCCATACCTCAAAGCTCTGATTTCCACGTAGACGCGGTCGTCCATGGAGCATACATACATGAACTTGAGGGTTCGGCGCAGAAGGCGATCAATATACTGAGAGAGCTTCATGAGAAGGACCCGTACAATCCCAAGGCCGTGAATTCTCTGGGTGAAATCTACGGAAGGCAGGGGAGACAGGAGGATTCGATCTCTTTATACGGCAGGTATCTTGAAAAGCACCCCGATGACGAATCCGTTCTGTATTCGCTTGGCGTTTCGTATTACTACAGCGACCGAATAACGGAAGCGCTTTCGGTAATGGAGGACATAATCAGCAAGAATCCGCAGAGTTTCGATGCGATGAATTTCATTGGGTACACATACGCCGAGCGGGGAGAAAAACTTGATTACGCCGAGGAACTCATTATCAAGGCTCTTGAGCTTGCTCCCGGGCGGGCTTACATAATCGACAGCTTGGGGTGGGTTTACTATCAGAAGGGCGATTTCACCAAAGCCCTTGAGTATCTGCTTCGCGCCTCGGAGATGCCTCCTCCCGACGCGGCCATTCTGGAGCATGTGGGCGATGTGTATGAGAAACTTGGCAAAAGAGAACTCGCGGTGGAGAATTACACAAAAGCCTTTGAACTCCTGGATTCCAAGAAACTGATTACGGTTGAAGACAGGAAAATCCGCGCGAGGCTTCAAGAAAAGCTAAAGGAATTCAAGCGCGATGAGGC from Candidatus Dadabacteria bacterium harbors:
- a CDS encoding tetratricopeptide repeat protein, with protein sequence MGLFVDPDRGLESLDRENAYYHFALSALYLEQGDLKRALQSLEEAERVDPKSSEIKYRLALIYTVLNMREKAVAKFTQSIVLDPSNSPAYRDLARIYLASPDEAMKKRGKKFLLKAVETDPGDKETYLLLCATELYSGDLEKAQKYAEKSLSISPKDVTVHFYLGSIASRRNDLDAAVKHYKRALEIQRTYYPAFAGLVETLEKAKRIEEAIEQYESAIRKFAPYRDVFISYGNMLYRHRRFEEAIKQYHNAEAADPENPEISFRIGLLYLESGSYEEAIGELKQVFERLPAHFGAKYYSAVAHTKLGQYSQSRMLLDSIPQSSDFHVDAVVHGAYIHELEGSAQKAINILRELHEKDPYNPKAVNSLGEIYGRQGRQEDSISLYGRYLEKHPDDESVLYSLGVSYYYSDRITEALSVMEDIISKNPQSFDAMNFIGYTYAERGEKLDYAEELIIKALELAPGRAYIIDSLGWVYYQKGDFTKALEYLLRASEMPPPDAAILEHVGDVYEKLGKRELAVENYTKAFELLDSKKLITVEDRKIRARLQEKLKEFKRDEA